In Pseudomonas sp. DNDY-54, a genomic segment contains:
- a CDS encoding spermidine synthase yields MDEQEVLLAEVKDAFGLIRVLEVGEYRFLEFGAAVEQSCVFTQDPSWLEYDYTRAMLMGGLMHSAPETALFLGLGAGTLTQACLEFLPLEDVEAIELRPDVPDLAMRYLGLQNDSRLYVRIGDAIELLESAETADLIFVDLYTDVGPAAAHLAWRFLERCQQKLNPDGWLIINQWGTDEDKPLGAALLRGLFHRHYWECPVKEGNVVLFVPADLDQALDISALRERAAALAPRLGYSLDSLIDALRTAS; encoded by the coding sequence ATGGACGAGCAGGAAGTGTTGCTGGCGGAAGTGAAGGACGCTTTCGGCCTGATCCGTGTGCTGGAAGTCGGGGAGTATCGGTTTCTTGAATTCGGCGCGGCGGTCGAGCAAAGCTGTGTCTTCACGCAGGACCCCAGCTGGCTGGAGTACGACTATACCCGCGCCATGCTGATGGGTGGCCTGATGCACTCAGCACCGGAAACCGCTTTGTTTCTTGGCCTAGGCGCCGGCACCCTGACACAGGCGTGTCTGGAATTCCTACCCCTGGAAGACGTTGAAGCCATTGAGCTGCGTCCCGACGTGCCGGATCTGGCGATGCGCTATCTCGGCCTGCAGAACGATTCGCGGCTCTACGTTCGCATTGGAGATGCAATCGAACTGCTCGAATCCGCCGAAACGGCTGACTTGATATTCGTCGATCTCTATACCGACGTAGGTCCGGCTGCCGCCCACCTGGCGTGGCGCTTTCTCGAACGCTGTCAGCAGAAATTGAATCCCGATGGCTGGCTGATCATCAACCAGTGGGGCACGGACGAAGACAAGCCGCTCGGCGCAGCACTATTGCGTGGCCTGTTCCATCGTCATTACTGGGAGTGCCCAGTAAAGGAGGGCAATGTCGTGCTGTTCGTGCCTGCGGATCTTGATCAGGCGCTTGACATTTCCGCCTTGCGTGAACGGGCCGCCGCGCTTGCTCCGCGCCTGGGCTACTCGCTCGATTCGCTGATCGATGCGCTGCGAACGGCGAGTTGA